DNA sequence from the Sphingomonas sp. genome:
GCCCATGCTTGACCTTCCAGTTACTGGAAGGCACAGGAGGCATAGACATGAACATCGGTGAAGCGGCCCGGCGCAGCGGACTGCCGGCCAAGACCATTCGCTATTACGAGCAGATCGGGCTGGTCGCGCCGGCGCGACTCCACAACGACTATCGCGATTATGGCGACAGGGACGTGCACGAACTCTCCTTCATCGCCCGCGCCCGCGGCCTCGGCTTCGGGATCGGCGAATGTCGCCATTTGCTCGCACTCTACCGCGACGGCGAGCGTTCCAACCTGGAAGTGCGTGCCGCCGCCGAGGCCCAAATCGCGGAAATCCGCGGCAAGATCGGAGAATTGAAACAGATGGAACGGACGCTGAGCAGCCTCGTCACGGCCTGCCGAAGCAATATGCGTCCCGATTGCCCGATCCTGGACGGGCTGGCGGGGGACCAGACGTGAGCGGCACGCCCGTCATCGGCCGCCGTCAGCTTCTCGCCGGGGCGCTGGGCCTCGGCGCCGCCGGCCTGTTCCCCGCCTGGGCGACGAGCGGCAGTGCCGGCATCGGCGCCACTCTGTCCGGCGAGGACATCCGCCTTGCCATCGGCCACAGCACCTTCGCCACCGGCGGGCGCAGCGGCCATGCGATCACCGTCAACGGCACCCTGCCCGCCCCGCTCATCCGACTGCGCGAGGGGCAGACCATACGCCTTCACGTCGCCAATCATCTCGACGAGGACAGCTCGATCCACTGGCACGGCCTGCTCCTGCCGTTCGAGATGGACGGCGTACCCGGCATCAGCTTCCCCGGCATCCGCCCGCACGAGACCTTCACCTACGAATTCCCGGTGCGGCAGGCTGGGACCTACTGGTATCACAGCCATTCGGGCCTGCAGGAGCAGCAGGGCCATTACGGGCCGCTGGTCATCGACCCGGCCGGCGCCGATCCGGTCCGGTACGACCGCGAGCATGTGATCGTGCTCAGCGACTGGAGCTTCCTCCATCCCCACCGGATCATGGCGAAGCTGCGCCAGCAGGCCGGCTATTTCAACCGGCGGCGCCAGACCCTGGCCGGCGACGGCGGCGCCCGCCTCTCCGCGTCCGAACGGGCAATGTGGGCGCGCATGCGGATGGATCCGACCGACATCCTGGACGTCAACGCGACCACCTACACCTATCTCGTCAACGGCCACGGGCCGGAGGAGAACTGGACCGGCCTGTTCGCGCCGGGCGAGCGGGTGCGCCTCAGGATCATCAACGCCAGCGCGATGACGATCTTCAACGTCCGCATCCCGGGCCTGCCCATGACGGTCGTCAACGCCGACGGGATCGACGTGCGCCCCGTGGAAGTGGACGAATTCCAGATCTCGGTCGCCGAAACCTATGACGTGATCGTGCGGCCGGGGGGGCCAGAGGCCTACACCTTCGTCGCGGAAGCGATGGACCGTTCCGGCCTCGGCCGCGCCACGCTGGCGCCAGGGCTGGGGATGGAAGCGGCGGTGCCGCCGCTGCGCGAGCGCCCGCTGCTTTCGATGGCCGACATGGGCATGGGGCATGGCGATCACGGCGGCATGGACCATGACATGCGCGACGGCGCCACCGCGCCGCAAGTCGATCTCAACCCCGGCGTCGACATGATCGCGCCGATGCCGATGGACCGCACCGGCGAGCCCGGCCTGGGCCTCGAAAATGCCGGCCACCGGACGCTCACCTATCGCGATCTCGTCTCGCTGAACCCGAACCCCGATCCGCGCCCGCCCGCGCGCACCGTCGAGGTCCACCTGACCGGCAATATGGAGCGCTTCATGTGGTCGTTCGACGGCCTGCGCTTCAGCCAGAATCCCGAGCCGCTGCGCTTCGAGCGGGACGAGCGGGTCCGCGTGCGCCTGATCAACGACACGATGATGGCGCATCCCATCCACCTGCACGGCCATTTCTTCGAGCTGGTGAACGGTCATGCCGGCCACCATCCGCTGAAGCATACGGTGAACGTGCTGCCCGGCGGCATCGTCGAATTCGATCTCACCGCCGACGCGCCCGGCGACTGGGCCTTCCACTGCCACCTGCTCTACCACATGCATGCCGGGATGATGCGCAAAGTCACCGTCCGGCCGATGGACGGAGAGGCGACATGAGACGGCTCCTCCCCCTCCTCCTCGCCGCCGCCGCGACGCCGGCGCTCGCCCAGGGGCACGGCCAGCATCACGGGCACCACCCCGCCCCGCCGCCGCCGGCCGCTCCCGATCCCCATGCCGGGCACCGGGCGGAGCCCCCCGAAACGCCGCCGGACCCCCATGCGGGCCACGACATGCCCCCGCCGGCGCACGATCCGCACGCCGGACACCGCATGGAACCGTCCGGGACCACGCAAGATCCCCATGCCGGCCACGACATGCCGACCCCGACGACGGCACCGCCGGTCGCCCCGCCGCCGCCCGGCGCGCTCGGCGGACCGACCCATGCCGCCGACACGGTCTTCGATCCCGCGCGGATGGCCGGCGTCCGCGCCGCCGTCGCCGCCGAGCATGGCGGCATGCGGACCTCACGCTTCCTGATCGACCGGCTGGAAGCCTCGGTCCGGCGCGGCCGTGACGGCTATGGCTGGGAGGGCGTCGAATTCTGGTACGGCACGCCCACCGACCGCTTTGTCCTCGCCAGCCGGGGCGAAGGCACGTTCGGCGATGGCGTGGAGGAGATCGAGGCACAGGCGCTGTGGAGCCACGCCATCGACCCCTGGTTCGATCTCAGGCTCGGCGTGCGCGCGGATTTCCGCCGGGGCGCGGATCGCGCATGGGCGGTGCTCGGCATCAACGGCCTCGCGCCCTACTGGTTCGAGGTCGCGGCCGCCGCCTTCATCTCCGAAAAGGGCGAGTTCACCGCGCGCTTCGAGGCCGAATATGACCTGCGCCTCACCCAGCGCCTGATCCTGCAACCCACCGCGGAGATCGAATTGAGCGCACAGGACGTGCCGGAGCTGGGCCTCGGCTCCGGCCTCGCCAAGGCCGAGGCCGGGCTGCGGCTGCGCTACGAGTTCGTGCCCGAATTCGCGCCTTATGTCGGGGTCGAATATGAACGTGCCTTTGGCGGCACGGCCGATTATCGCCGGCTGGCGGGCGAGCGCGCCGGCGGCTGGAACCTGTTGGTGGGAGTGAGAGCATGGTTCTGAAGATCGAAACCGTCTCGCGGCGCTTCGTGCTGCTCGCGCCCCTCGCCCTGGCCGCCTGCGCCGCCGCGCCGCGCCCGCGCGTGATCGAGGTGGTGAAGACGCCGACCTGCGATTGCTGCACCGGCTGGATCGAACATCTGCGCGCCGCCGGCTTCACGGCCAATGTGACCGACGTGCCGAACCTGCATCCGGTCTCGCAGCGGCTGGGCGTGCCGGAACAATTGCATTCCTGCCACACCGCCAGCATCGGCGGCTATGTGGTCGAGGGCCATGTGCCGGCCGCCGATATCGTGCGCCTGCTCGACGAGCGGCCGGACATCCTCGGTATCGCCGTGCCGGGCATGCCGATCGGGTCGCCCGGAATGGAGCAGGGCGACCGGCGCGAGCCCTATCAGACGATCGCCTTCACGCGGGACGGTCGCCTGTCGGTATTTGCCTCGCATTAAGCCTGTCCGCCCGGCGCCGGCGGCGCCAGGCGGTATAGCCCAGCCGGCTCGGCAGCATGACAATGCCCGAGACGATGACGACCAGGCCGAGCGCGGTCGAAACGATCAGCAGCCAGGTGTTGAAATCGGTGCGGCCGCGCCAGTCCATGATGTGCAGGCCCCAGAGAAAATCGAAGGTCCGCCACAAGGTCGAGCGCCGCGCCGTAACCTGCCCGCTGTCCGCAGCGACATAAAGCGCGCGGTTCGCGCCGTCGTCGAAGGCGACGCGCCAGGCCGGCACGGCGCCGCGATATTCTCCGCCGGCTTCTCTGATCAGCTCCACCCGCGCCGCACGCGCGTCGCCGGCATGATCGGCCTCGGCGATCCGCACCGCCAGTTCCATCGGGATCGGCGACAGCGGCTCACCGCTGGCGAGATCGAACAGGCGCGGTCGCTCCTCGCCGCGATGGACGAGCAGCACCGGCCGGTCGAGCAAGGCGCGGATTTCCAGCCGCTCGCCGGTCACGCCGGCCGAGCCCAGCCGCAACAGCCCGTCCGCCGCCACGTCGAACGGCACCGGCGCCGCCGCATGCTCGGCGATCATATGCTCCGAACGCACCCGCTCGATCGGCACCACGGCGAAAAACAGCCCGCTTCCGAACCAGAACAGGATCTGGATCGCCATCGCCAGCGCCAGCCATTTGTGCATCTTCGCCCACAATCCGTTCACCGACATTCCCCGCGCGCTCCCCGGCAGCTATGCTGATCCCATGACGAAACCGATCCTCTACGATTATTGGCGCTCCTCGGCGAGCTATCGCGTGCGCATCGCGCTCCATCTCAAGGGCATCGCCTTCGAGCGCGTGCCGGTGAACCTGCTGGAAGGCGAGCAGCGATCGGACGAATATCGCGCCCGCAATCCGCAGGGTTTCGTGCCGATGCTGGAGCTGGGCGGGATGCGGCTTACCCAGAGTCTGGCGATCATGGACGCGCTCGACCATCATGTCTGCGAACCCCGGCTGGTGCCGGAAAACCTGGCGGCGCGATCGCACGTGATCGCCATGGCGCTGACCATCGCCTGCGACGTGCATCCGCTGAACAATCTGCGCGTGCTCAAATATCTCGCCGATCTGGGCATCGAGCAAGGCGCGCGCGACGACTGGTATCGCCACTGGGTCGCCGAGGGCTTCGACGCCCTGGAGGCGCTTGCCGCGCCCCGGGCCGGGACCTTTCTCTGCGGCGATACGCCGACGCTGGCCGACATCTGCCTGGTGCCGCAGGCCTATAATGCTCGCCGCTTCGACATGAACCTGAATCGCTGGCCGACGCTGGCGCGGGCAGACGCCAATGCACAGGAGCTCGACGCCTTCGCCGCCGCTCATCCGGGCAGGGTCGCGCCGGACGCGGCGAAGGGCTAGGATCGGGCAATATTCGGGAGAGAGTCATGGGACGCATCGACACGATATCGCGCAACATGGCGGAGGCGCATGCGCTTTCGACCGTCGAGATCCCGCCGATGCAGGACCAGGTGAGCCCGGAGGAGTGGAAGATCCGCGTCGATCTCGCCGCCGCCTACCGCCTCGTCGCTTATTTCGGCTGGGACGATCTCATCTTCACCCACCTCTCCGCCCGCGTGCCGGGGCCGGAGCATCATTTTTTGCTCAATCCCTATCAGCTCATGTTCGAGGAGGTGACGGCCTCCAGCCTCGTCAAGGTGGACATGAACGGCAATCCGGTCGCGCCGACGCCGTTCATCACCAACGCGGCGGGCTTCACCATCCATTCGGCGCTGCACATGGCGCGCGAGGACGCGCAATCGGTGATGCACCTCCACACGCCGAACGGCCAGGCGGTCGCCGCCCATGCCGGGGGGCTGCTCCCCCTCACCCAGACCGCGATGGTGATCCGCGAGGAGATCGCCTATCACGATTATGAGGGCATCGCGGTCGATCTTTCCGAGCGCGAGCGGATCATCGCCGATCTCGGGACCAAGAGCGCGATGATCTTCCGCAACCACGGCACGCTCACCGTCGGCGAGACGGTCGGCGAGGCGTTCCTGAAGCTCTATTTCCTGGAGCGCGCCTGCGAGGCGCAGGTGCTGGCGCTGTCGGCCGGCGAGACCAATCTCAACAACCCGCCGCAGGGCGCACCGCAAGTCGCCGCCGAGCAGGGCCGCGCCAGCCTCAAGATGGGCGCCAACCTGCTCGCCTGGCCGGCGCTGCTGAGGAAAGCCTACCGGCTCGACCCGGGCTTCGCGACCTAGGCGACCCAATCCTTCGCCAGCCGCTTCGAGGCGATGAAGTAGAGCAGCGCACTCAGCAGGTAGAAGCCCAGCCCGTAGAGGATCGAATAGCGCAGCGCGTGCTCGCCATAGGTGGCGGTCATCGTGTCGGACATGAAGCCCAGGAAGAAGATGCCGAAGCCGATCCCGATCAGGTTGTTGATGAAGAGGAAGCTGGCCGAGGCGGTGGCGCGCATGTTGGGCGGGACGATATGCTGGACGGCGGCGATCACCGGGCCGAGCCAGGCCAGCGCCAGCATCTGGCCGATGGCGAAGAGAATCCAGCCGGTGACCAGCGATTCGGCGAAGAGGCCGAAGGCGAAGACCGGCGCGGTGACGACGAAGCAGATCGCCGGGATGCGGGCATAGGAGCCGGGGTCCGACGGCCCCGTCCGGTCGCCCAGCCAGCCGCCGAGCCAGGTACCGGCCATGCCGCCGATCAGCACGATCGAGCCATAGAACCAGCTCACCTCGATCAGCTCCAGCCCGTAGCTGCGCGAGAAGAAGCTCGGCAGCCAGAAGATCAGGCCGTAGCCGAGGATCGATCCGGACGCCGCGCCGAATGAGAGCAGCCAGAAGCTGGGCTTCCGCGCCAGCGTGGCGGCGACCAGCGCGAAGGGGGGCGCGGGCTCGGCGGCCTGCCCCGCTTCATTGTCGAAGGCACCGCGCGGCGGCTCCTTGATGCCGTAGCGGACCAGCAAGGCGGCCGGGATGCCGGCCAGCCCGACGATGATGAAGGCGGCGCGCCAATCGAGATTGGAGGCGATCCAGCCGCCGAAGAAGACGCCCAGCGCCGATCCGATCGGGATACCGAGCGAGAAGAAGGCCAATGCGCGGGCGCGGCGCTCCTTCGGGAAATAGTCCGAAACCAGCGCGTAGGAAGGCGCGACCCCGCCCGCTTCGCCGATGCCGACGCCCATCCGGGCGAGGAACAATTGCCAGAAATTCTGGGCGAGGCCGCAGAGCGCGGTGAAACCGCTCCACAAGGCCACCGACCAGGCGATGATCTTCACCCGGTTGTAGCGGTCGGCGAGCCAGGCGATCGGGATGGCGAGCCCGGAATAGAAGAGCGCGAAGGCGATGCCGCCCATCAGCCCGAGCTGGCGGTCGGAAAGCTCCAGCTCCGCCTTGATCGGCACCGCCAGGATACCGATGATCTGGCGGTCGACGAAATTGAAGATGTAGGCGATGAGCAGGATGAGGAGCACGCGCCCGCCCGGGCTTCTCTCCACGCTTGCGCTCCCGCTCCCCGCCATGATCGCTCCCTTAGAAATTGACGCCGACCGACAGGTAGACCTGACGCGGATTGCCGTAATAGGCGGTCAGCACGCCCTCCGCGCCGAGCGTCGGGATCAGAGCGCCTGTGCCGGTGCGGTTGAATGCGCCGGTGTCCGGATTTTGCGAGAGGAAATTGTAGCCGGACACGATGTAGCGCTTGTTGGTGAGATTGCGGCCGTGCAGTCCGATCGACCAGCGATCGTCGTCCGAACGCCACACCAGGTTCGCGTCCCAAAGCGCGAATCCGCCCTGGTCCAGCTCCGGTATGCTCAGCTCGAACTGCTGGCTGGCGCTGCGATAGGACAGGGTGGTGATGAAGTTCAGCATCCCGTCGGCGACCGGCGTGCCGTAGTTGAGCGTGCCGCTCAGCGTCCATTCCGGCGTATTCTGGATCGCCCGCCGGTCCGCCACGTCGATGCCGCGCGCATCGATGAACTCGCGATATTCGGCATCGAGATAGCCGAGCGACCAGGAGAAGTTCAGCGAATCCCCGTCCGTGCCGAAGCTGCGGGCGAGCAGCGCATTGCCTTCGAATTCCACGCCGCGGAACCGCGCCCTGGCGGCATTGGTGGTGACGCCGATGAAGGTCTGCTGCCCGTTGAGCACGGTGCCGACCGAACCCGGAATCTGCACGTCGGCATAATTGGCCTGGAACAGCGCCAGGCTGAAGCGCAGCCGCCGGTCGAGCAAAGCGGCGCGCCAGCCCAGCTCGTAGCTCGTCACCGTCTCCGGATCGAAGGACATGAATTCGAACAGCTCCTGCGAATTGCAGGCCCCGCCGGTCGGGTTGCGGCAGGCGGTGGAGACGCCGCGCGGATCAAAACCGCCGCCCTTGAAACCGCGCGAATAGCTCGCATAGATCGTGTGATCGCGGTTCGGACGGAAGCTCACCGAGGCGCGCGGCGTGAATTCCTTGAACGTCGCAGTGCCGGTGAAATCCGATTGCAGGACGATCGGAATACCGGTGCCGCCGAAGAAGGGCGAGCCGCCGCCGCCCAGATAGACCTGGCGCAGGATGTCGGAGGTGCGCTGGTCCCAGGTATAGCGGCCGCCGACCGAGACGCTGAACTGCTCGGTGAGATCATAGGAGAAGTCCCCGAACAGCGCCCAGGTCTCGGTATCGACATCGCCGAAGGTGAGCGCGGTCACGCCGCCAGGCAAGCGCACATCGAAGACGGTGTTCGCATTGGCGTCGAGATAATAAGCCCCCAACAGGCCGTTGAACCCGCCCGCATTGTAGAGCAGCTGCAGCTCCTGCGAGACTTGGCGATTCTCGTAGATCGCCGGCACGTCCACATCGACGGCGGGCAACGCGTCGAAATCGATCGGCGTACCGCTCTCGTCACGACGCCATGAGGTGATCGAGCGCAGCGTCACGCGTTCGGAGAGATTGACCTCGCCGGTCAAGGCGACGCCCCAGGCCTCGACATACTGATCGGGGTCGGCCAGCGCGCCGCGGCTGTCATAGACATCGGACAGCACCGGCGTGCCGGAGACGAGGCCGGGGATCAGCCGGTGGCCGCCACGCGCATTGCTGTTGTCGCGGGTATAATCGGCGGACAGGCGGAAGAAGATATTGTCCTCGTTATTGACCTCGGCCGACACGCGGCCCGCCCAGATATCGCGGTTGTAATTGTCTTCGCCGGTGGTGAGATTTTCGCCGAAGCCGCCGCGCGAAAGCCGCGCGACCGAGCCGCCGACGCGCAGGACGCCGGTGCCGACCGGGGCGCTGCCGCTGACGATCAGATCGGCCTGCTCGTAAGTGCCGACCGTGGCCCGGACGCGCAGCTCCGCGTCGCGCGGCAGGCGGCGGGTGACATATTTGACCGCGCCGCCGATCGTGTTGCGGCCGTAGAGCGTGCCCTGCGGCCCGCGCAGCACCTCGATCCGCTCGACATCGTAAATGTCGAGCACGGCGGCCTGCGGCCGGTTCAGATAGACGTCGTCGAGATAGAGGCCGACTCCCGATTCGAAACCGGCGACCGGGTCCTGCTGGCCGACGCCGCGGATGAAGGCGCTGAGCGTCGAATTGGTGCCGCGCGACACTTCCAGCGTCACGTTCGGCGTGGTCGCGGCGATATCGGTGATGTCCAGCGCGCCGCGCGCCTCCAGCTCCTCACCGGAATAAGCGGTGATGGACAGCGGCACGTCGAGGATACTTTCCGCCCGGCGCCGAGCGGTGACGATGATCGCGCCGTCGTCGCCGTTCTCGGCGGCGGCTGCTGACGGCGCCTCCTGCGCGTGGGCAGGGGCGACGGCGAGCGCGGCGAGCGCGACGCCGAACTTGAGGCCAGTGATGTGAATCCGGGTGCGGGACATGATGCTCCTCCTCATCGATGCGTTGTTTCCATGGTGGGCGCGCGAGACAGGCGCGCCGCGAAATCCTTGAGCGTGCGGTTGAAGGCCTCCGGCTCCTCCAGATGGGGGGCGTGGCCGGAATTGCCGAAGCGCACCGCCGCCGCCGCAGGCAGGGCCGCGACGAGATGATCGGCGGTGTCGTCGCCATAGAGGCGGCTGCGGCCGCCATGGACGATCAGGGTCGGGTGGGCGATGCCCTTGAGCAGGGCGCGCACGTCCTGCCGGACCAGCGAGGCCCAGACCGAGGCGATCGCCTTGGGATCGGACCGGGCGAACTCGCCGCCCGCCCAATCGGCCAGCCCGCGCAGATGCGCCGGCACCGGCTCGGCGAAGATGCCCTCGCCGGCATTGCGGGCGAAGCCGTCGAAATCGTCGCGAATCGCCTGGGATCGGGCCTCGCACGCCTCCGGCGACAGGCCGAGATCCCATTCGTCGTCGTTGCGCACCCGCGCGGTCATGTCGATCACCACCGCGCCGGCGAAGCGCGACGCGGCGGGTCCGGCGAGCACGTGCCAGAGCACGGTCGCGCCCAGCGACCAGCCGACACCGATCGCGCCCAGCAAGCCAAGCGCCGCGACCAGATCGGAAACGTCGGCGGCGATCCGCTCGACGCTCGCCTTGCCGTCCGGCGCCGGCGATTCGCCATGGCCGCGCAGGTCGATCGTCACCACCCGGAAATCCTCGGCCAGCGGCGCCTGTTCGCGGAAGAAGCCGCCATGCGCCATCAGCCCGTGCAGCAGCACGATCGGCACGCGGCCGTCGCCGGCCACTCCCGTGTCGCGATAGGCGATGCAAGCCCCGTCCGATGCGATGAAATGCTGCAAATATCCTCCCCCGGCCGCGCGCTCCTGTTCGGAATTCTGCGGTCCCCGCCTCCTGCCGCCATATGAATACCGAGTCAATGTTCAACTTGATATACGATTCAACTTTCATGTGAGTGTTGCATGAGTGCATCGCGCAGTCTCCGCCCGAGGCGAAAGCCGGGCGCTTCCAATGTAGGAAATCCTCTGCCACCCTGCCGGCATGCCTGAATCTGTCGCCCTTTCGCGCCGGAGCGGCTCGTTGGAGCCCTACGGCCCGTCGGGCAGGGGGCCTCGCTCCCCCACGTGGCGTCAGCTTCGTCAACTTCCGCGCCCCAAAGCGCCACGGTCCGGCATAGACCCTTGCGCCAAGTTGAAGCCTGGTTCAGCTTCGTATCCGGGAGACGGGTGAATGAACGATCTGGGGCATAATGCGGTTTCGGCCGACAAGGCGCCGCGCACGGAGCGGGGGCGGCGCACGGTGCGCAAGCTGCTCGAGGCGGCGGCGCGGGAATTCGGCGAACGCGGCTATCACGAGGCGGCGATCACCGGCATCACGGCGCGCGCCGGCGTCGCGCTCGGCACCTTCTACACCTATTTCGAAAGCAAGGAGGAGCTGTTCCGCGCGCTGGTCCGCGACATGAGCAACGCGACGCGCAGCCATGTCGCCGAGGCGGTCGCCGGCGCGCCGGACCGGCTCGCCGCCGAGCGGCTCGGCCTCGCCGCCTTCATCGCCTTCACCCGCCAGCATCCCGAGCTCTACCGGATCATCGAGGAAGCGCAGTTCGTCGCCGAGGACGCCTATCGCGCCCATTACCGCTCCTTCGTCGAGGGCTATCGCGAGGGGCTGGCGGCGGCGAGCGAGCGCGGCGAAATCGTCGAGGGGCCGGACGAGCTGCGTGCCTGGGCGCTGATCGGGATGAGCGTGTTCCTCGGCATGCGCTATGCGATCTGGGACAAGAGCGAGGATCCGGCCGAGATCGCCGACCGCGCGATCGACCTGGTCGCCGAGGGGCTGAGAAAGCGATCGCCATGATAAGCGCGATCCCCGACCTCGCCGCCAAGCGCGCGACACTTTCGCCGGGCGCGGTGGCGCTCGAAGAGCTGGCGACCGGCGCGACCCGCACCTATGCCGAGCTCGACGAGCGCGCCGCGGCGGTCGCCGCGATGCTGGCGGCATATGGCGTGCGCAAGGGCGACCGGGTGGCGATCCTGTGCCGGCAGCGCATCGCCTTCTTCGAAATCCTGTTCGGCTGCGCCAAGCTCGGCGCCGTGCTCGTGCCCCTGAACTGGCGGATGCCGCCGGCGGAGCTGGACGGGTTGATCGCCAATGCCGAGCCGGCGCTGCTGCTCCACGACGCGGCCGATGCGGACATTGTCGGGCGCCTCGCCGCCCCGCCTCCCTCTCTCGACCTCGACGGCGGCTACGAGACGGCGCTCGTCACGGCGCCGCCGCACCGCTCCCGCCTGTCCTGGCCGGCGTCATCGACCTGGTACCTGCTCTACACGTCCGGCACGACCGGGCGCCCCAAGGGGGTGATCTACACCTACCGGATGGCGCTGGCGAACCATGTCAATATCGGCTCGGCCATCGGCCTCACCGCCCGGGACACCACGCTCGCCTTCCTGCCCAATTTCCACACCGCCGGGATCAATCTCCATGCGCTGCCAACGCTGATCGCGGGCGGGCGCGTGATCCTGATGGAGACGTTCGAGGCCGAAGCGCTGGTCGGCCTGATCGAAGCCCGGCGGCTGGACACGGTCTTCGCCGTGCCGACCGTCTATCAGGCGCTGCTCGGTCATCCGCGCTTCGCCGCTGCGCCGCTCGATCATGTCCGCCACTGGGGCTGCGGCGGCGCGGCGCTGCCGGATGCGCTGGCAGAGCGCTATCGCGACCTGGGGGTGCGCGTCTGCAACGGCATGGGCATGACCGAGACCGGACCGACCGCCTTCCTGGTCGATCCGGCCGATGCCTGGGATCGGATCGGATCGGTCGGCAGGCCGCAATTGCTGTGCAGCGCCCGGATCGTCGATGCCGGGGGCCACGAGGTTGCCGATGGCGAAGTGGGCGACCTGCTCTTCTCCGGGCCGGGCGTGACGCCGGGTTATTGGCGCGACGAGGAGGCGACCCGCGCCGCTTTCACCGCGGACGGCTGGCTGATCTCCGGCGATCTCGCACGGCGCGATGCGGACGGCTTCTACTGGGTCGCGGGACGGCGCAAGGAGATGTTCATTTCCGGCGGCGAGAACGTCTATCCGATCGAGGTCGAAAATGTGCTGGCCGCGCATCCGGCGGTCGCCGCCGTCGCCGTGCTCGCCCGGGTCGACCCCAAATGGGGCGAAGTCGGCCGCGCCTTCGTCCAGCCGGCGAACGGCACCCCGCCCGATCGCGCCGAGCTCGACGCCTATTGCCGCGCCCGTCTCGCGCCCTACAAGGTGCCGGTGAGCTTCGAATTCGTCTCGGAATTTCCGCGCACGCCGGGGGGCAAGATCCAGAAGCACCTGCTGTCGTGAGCGTGCTCGATCGTGCCCGTGCCCTGTTCGAGCGGGGCGCAGCGGCCCAGGCTGCGACGGAGGTCAAGGCCGCCGCCGATGCCGACGACGCCGAGGCGCTGAACCTGCTGGCCAGTTGGCGATTGTTCGGCACCGTCGTCCCGCGCGATCTGGACGCTGCCCATGCCGGGCTCGACCGCGCCGCCGCGCTGGGCCATGTCGAGGCGGCCCGCACCCGCGCCTTCCTGATCGCCAATGGCACCGGCTGTGCCGCCGATTTCGACGCGGCGCGCGCGATGATGGAGCGGATCGCGGATGCCGATCGCTACGCCGCGTTGCAACTCGCCTTCCTGCTCCGCATGAAGACGCCCGAGGCCGTCGCGGCGGCGGCGCGCGAAATCCTGTCCGAATCGCCTTCGATCGTGCTGATCCGCAGCCTGTTGCTCCCCGAGGAATGTCGCTACCTCATGTCGATGGCGGCACCGCACCTGCAACCGTCACTGGTCATCGATACGACGACCGGCGAGCGCATCCCCAATCCGATCCGCACCTCGTTCGGCATGAGCTTCGGCCCGACGCTGGAAGATCTGGTCGTCAACACGATCAACCGGCGGATCGCCGACGCGACCGGAACCGGAGTGGGATGGGGCGAACCGCTGCACATGCTGCGCTATCGGCCGGGCGAGGAATATCGCCCGCA
Encoded proteins:
- a CDS encoding MFS transporter, encoding MAGSGSASVERSPGGRVLLILLIAYIFNFVDRQIIGILAVPIKAELELSDRQLGLMGGIAFALFYSGLAIPIAWLADRYNRVKIIAWSVALWSGFTALCGLAQNFWQLFLARMGVGIGEAGGVAPSYALVSDYFPKERRARALAFFSLGIPIGSALGVFFGGWIASNLDWRAAFIIVGLAGIPAALLVRYGIKEPPRGAFDNEAGQAAEPAPPFALVAATLARKPSFWLLSFGAASGSILGYGLIFWLPSFFSRSYGLELIEVSWFYGSIVLIGGMAGTWLGGWLGDRTGPSDPGSYARIPAICFVVTAPVFAFGLFAESLVTGWILFAIGQMLALAWLGPVIAAVQHIVPPNMRATASASFLFINNLIGIGFGIFFLGFMSDTMTATYGEHALRYSILYGLGFYLLSALLYFIASKRLAKDWVA
- a CDS encoding TonB-dependent receptor, with translation MSRTRIHITGLKFGVALAALAVAPAHAQEAPSAAAAENGDDGAIIVTARRRAESILDVPLSITAYSGEELEARGALDITDIAATTPNVTLEVSRGTNSTLSAFIRGVGQQDPVAGFESGVGLYLDDVYLNRPQAAVLDIYDVERIEVLRGPQGTLYGRNTIGGAVKYVTRRLPRDAELRVRATVGTYEQADLIVSGSAPVGTGVLRVGGSVARLSRGGFGENLTTGEDNYNRDIWAGRVSAEVNNEDNIFFRLSADYTRDNSNARGGHRLIPGLVSGTPVLSDVYDSRGALADPDQYVEAWGVALTGEVNLSERVTLRSITSWRRDESGTPIDFDALPAVDVDVPAIYENRQVSQELQLLYNAGGFNGLLGAYYLDANANTVFDVRLPGGVTALTFGDVDTETWALFGDFSYDLTEQFSVSVGGRYTWDQRTSDILRQVYLGGGGSPFFGGTGIPIVLQSDFTGTATFKEFTPRASVSFRPNRDHTIYASYSRGFKGGGFDPRGVSTACRNPTGGACNSQELFEFMSFDPETVTSYELGWRAALLDRRLRFSLALFQANYADVQIPGSVGTVLNGQQTFIGVTTNAARARFRGVEFEGNALLARSFGTDGDSLNFSWSLGYLDAEYREFIDARGIDVADRRAIQNTPEWTLSGTLNYGTPVADGMLNFITTLSYRSASQQFELSIPELDQGGFALWDANLVWRSDDDRWSIGLHGRNLTNKRYIVSGYNFLSQNPDTGAFNRTGTGALIPTLGAEGVLTAYYGNPRQVYLSVGVNF
- a CDS encoding alpha/beta hydrolase, yielding MQHFIASDGACIAYRDTGVAGDGRVPIVLLHGLMAHGGFFREQAPLAEDFRVVTIDLRGHGESPAPDGKASVERIAADVSDLVAALGLLGAIGVGWSLGATVLWHVLAGPAASRFAGAVVIDMTARVRNDDEWDLGLSPEACEARSQAIRDDFDGFARNAGEGIFAEPVPAHLRGLADWAGGEFARSDPKAIASVWASLVRQDVRALLKGIAHPTLIVHGGRSRLYGDDTADHLVAALPAAAAVRFGNSGHAPHLEEPEAFNRTLKDFAARLSRAPTMETTHR
- a CDS encoding TetR/AcrR family transcriptional regulator, which codes for MNDLGHNAVSADKAPRTERGRRTVRKLLEAAAREFGERGYHEAAITGITARAGVALGTFYTYFESKEELFRALVRDMSNATRSHVAEAVAGAPDRLAAERLGLAAFIAFTRQHPELYRIIEEAQFVAEDAYRAHYRSFVEGYREGLAAASERGEIVEGPDELRAWALIGMSVFLGMRYAIWDKSEDPAEIADRAIDLVAEGLRKRSP
- a CDS encoding AMP-binding protein translates to MISAIPDLAAKRATLSPGAVALEELATGATRTYAELDERAAAVAAMLAAYGVRKGDRVAILCRQRIAFFEILFGCAKLGAVLVPLNWRMPPAELDGLIANAEPALLLHDAADADIVGRLAAPPPSLDLDGGYETALVTAPPHRSRLSWPASSTWYLLYTSGTTGRPKGVIYTYRMALANHVNIGSAIGLTARDTTLAFLPNFHTAGINLHALPTLIAGGRVILMETFEAEALVGLIEARRLDTVFAVPTVYQALLGHPRFAAAPLDHVRHWGCGGAALPDALAERYRDLGVRVCNGMGMTETGPTAFLVDPADAWDRIGSVGRPQLLCSARIVDAGGHEVADGEVGDLLFSGPGVTPGYWRDEEATRAAFTADGWLISGDLARRDADGFYWVAGRRKEMFISGGENVYPIEVENVLAAHPAVAAVAVLARVDPKWGEVGRAFVQPANGTPPDRAELDAYCRARLAPYKVPVSFEFVSEFPRTPGGKIQKHLLS